From a region of the Rhinolophus sinicus isolate RSC01 linkage group LG04, ASM3656204v1, whole genome shotgun sequence genome:
- the GSN gene encoding gelsolin isoform X1 codes for MAPHRSAPALLGALVLALCVLSPPARAATAARGAAQTSAPQGRASEARPGSMVVEHPEFLKAGKVPGLQIWRVEKFDLVPVPPNLYGNFYTGDAYVILKTVQLRNGNLQYDLHYWLGNECTQDESGAAAIFTVQLDDYLNGRAVQHREVQGFESATFLGYFKSGLKYQKGGVASGFKHVVPNEVVVQRLFQVKGRRVVRATEVPVSWESFNNGDCFILDLGNNIYQWCGSNSNRFERLKATQVSKGIRDNERSGRAQVHVSEEGGEPEAMLQVLGPKPALPEGTDDTAKEDAANRKLAKLYKVSNSAGSMSVSLVADENPFAQGALRSDDCFILDHGKDGKIFVWKGRQANTEERKAALKTASDFISKMNYPKQTQVSILPEGGETPLFKQFFKSWRDPDQTDGLGLPYLSSHIANVERVPFDAATLHTSTAMAAQHGMDDDGTGQKQIWRIEGSNKVPVDPATYGQFYGGDSYIILYNYRHGSRQGQIIYNWQGAQSTQDEVAASAILTAQLDEELGGTPVQSRVVQGKEPAHLMSLFGGKPMIIYKGGTSRDGGQTAPASTRLFQVRASSSGATRAVEILPKAGALNSNDAFVLKTPSAAYLWVGAGASEAEKTGAQELLRVLRAQPVQVAEGSEPDSFWEALGGKAAYRTSPRLKDKKMDAHPPRLFACTNKIGRFVIEEVPGELMQEDLATDDVMLLDTWDQVYVWVGKDSQEEEKTETLTSAKRYIETDPANRDRRTPITVVKQGFEPPSFVGWFLGWDDNYWSVDPLDRAIAELAA; via the exons ATGGCTCCGCACCGCTCTGCGCCCGCCCTGCTCGGCGCGCTGGTCCTGGCGCTGTGCGTGCTGTCGCCGCCTGCCCGCGCGGCCACCGCGGCGCGGGGGGCGGCCCAGACATCCGCGCCCCAGGGGCGTGCGTCCGAGGCGCGG CCCGGCAGCATGGTGGTGGAACACCCCGAGTTCCTCAAGGCCGGAAAGGTGCCTGGTCTGCAGATCTGGCGTGTGGAGAAGTTCGACCTGGTACCTGTGCCCCCCAACCTTTACGGAAACTTCTACACAGGCGATGCCTATGTCATCCTGAAGACAGTGCAGCTGAGGAACGGGAACCTGCAGTATGACCTGCACTACTGGCTGG GCAATGAGTGTACCCAGGATGAGAGTGGAGCAGCCGCCATCTTCACCGTGCAGCTGGATGACTACCTGAATGGTCGGGCCGTGCAGCACCGCGAGGTCCAGGGCTTCGAGTCGGCCACCTTCCTCGGCTATTTCAAGTCTGGCCTCAAATACCAG AAAGGAGGCGTGGCATCAGGATTCAAGCACGTGGTACCCAATGAGGTGGTGGTGCAGAGACTCTTCCAGGTCAAAGGGCGGCGTGTGGTCCGTGCCACTGAAGTACCCGTGTCCTGGGAGAGCTTCAACAATGGCGACTGCTTCATCCTGGACCTGGGCAAT AACATCTACCAGTGGTGTGGCTCCAACAGCAACCGATTTGAGAGGCTGAAGGCTACACAGGTGTCCAAGGGCATCCGGGACAACGAGCGCAGTGGCCGAGCCCAAGTGCACGTGTCTGAGGAGGGCGGCGAGCCTGAGGCAATGCTCCAG GTGCTGGGTCCCAAGCCAGCTCTGCCCGAGGGTACCGATGACACAGCCAAGGAGGACGCGGCCAACCGCAAGCTGGCCAAGCTCTACAAG GTCTCCAATAGTGCGGGCTCCATGTCGGTGTCGCTTGTGGCTGACGAGAACCCCTTCGCCCAGGGGGCCTTGAGGTCAGATGACTGCTTTATCCTGGACCATGGCAAAGATGGGAAAATCTTTGTCTGGAAAG GCAGGCAGGCCAACACCGAGGAGAGGAAGGCTGCCCTCAAAACGGCCTCCGACTTCATCTCCAAGATGAACTACCCCAAGCAGACTCAG GTCTCCATCCTTCCCGAGGGTGGCGAGACCCCGCTGTTCAAACAGTTCTTCAAGAGCTGGCGGGACCCAGACCAGACGGACGGCCTGGGCTTGCCCTACCTCTCCAGCCACATCGCCAATGTGGAGAGGGTGCCCTTCGACGCTGCCACCCTGCACACCTCCACTGCCATGGCCGCCCAGCACGGCATGGATGATGATGGCACAGGCCAGAAACAG ATCTGGAGAATTGAAGGCTCCAACAAAGTGCCAGTGGACCCCGCCACCTACGGGCAGTTCTACGGTGGGGACAGCTACATCATCCTGTACAACTACCGTCACGGCAGTCGTCAGGGACAGATCATCTACAACTG GCAGGGCGCCCAGTCCACCCAGGATGAGGTTGCTGCGTCTGCCATCCTGACTGCCCAGCTGGATGAGGAATTGGGAGGTACCCCTGTCCAG AGCCGTGTGGTCCAAGGCAAGGAGCCTGCCCACCTCATGAGCCTGTTTGGCGGGAAGCCCATGATCATCTATAAGGGTGGTACCTCCCGTGACGGTGGGCAGACGGCCCCCGCCAGTACCCGCCTCTTCCAGGTCCGGGCCAGCAGCTCTGGAGCCACCCGAGCCGTTGAG ATACTCCCTAAGGCTGGTGCACTGAACTCCAACGATGCCTTTGTCTTGAAAACCCCCTCGGCCGCCTACCTGTGGGTCGGTGCAGGAGCCAGTGAGGCGGAGAAGACCGGTGCCCAGGAGCTGCTCAGGGTGCTGCGGGCCCAACCTGTGCAGGTGGCAGAAGGCAGCGAGCCAG ACAGCTTCTGGGAAGCCCTGGGCGGGAAGGCGGCCTACCGCACGTCCCCAAGGCTGAAGGACAAGAAAATGGATGCCCACCCTCCTCGTCTCTTTGCCTGCACCAACAAGATCGGACGTTTTGTG ATCGAAGAGGTCCCTGGCGAGCTCATGCAGGAAGACCTGGCCACTGATGATGTCATGCTCCTGGACACCTGGGACCAG GTCTATGTCTGGGTTGGGAAGGATTCTCaagaagaggagaagacagaaaccTTGACCTCTG CTAAGCGGTATATCGAGACGGACCCAGCTAATCGTGATAGGCGGACCCCCATCACCGTGGTGAAGCAAGGCTTTGAGCCTCCCTCCTTTGTGGGCTGGTTCCTCGGCTGGGATGACAACTACTG
- the GSN gene encoding gelsolin isoform X3 yields the protein MEKLFCCFPGSMVVEHPEFLKAGKVPGLQIWRVEKFDLVPVPPNLYGNFYTGDAYVILKTVQLRNGNLQYDLHYWLGNECTQDESGAAAIFTVQLDDYLNGRAVQHREVQGFESATFLGYFKSGLKYQKGGVASGFKHVVPNEVVVQRLFQVKGRRVVRATEVPVSWESFNNGDCFILDLGNNIYQWCGSNSNRFERLKATQVSKGIRDNERSGRAQVHVSEEGGEPEAMLQVLGPKPALPEGTDDTAKEDAANRKLAKLYKVSNSAGSMSVSLVADENPFAQGALRSDDCFILDHGKDGKIFVWKGRQANTEERKAALKTASDFISKMNYPKQTQVSILPEGGETPLFKQFFKSWRDPDQTDGLGLPYLSSHIANVERVPFDAATLHTSTAMAAQHGMDDDGTGQKQIWRIEGSNKVPVDPATYGQFYGGDSYIILYNYRHGSRQGQIIYNWQGAQSTQDEVAASAILTAQLDEELGGTPVQSRVVQGKEPAHLMSLFGGKPMIIYKGGTSRDGGQTAPASTRLFQVRASSSGATRAVEILPKAGALNSNDAFVLKTPSAAYLWVGAGASEAEKTGAQELLRVLRAQPVQVAEGSEPDSFWEALGGKAAYRTSPRLKDKKMDAHPPRLFACTNKIGRFVIEEVPGELMQEDLATDDVMLLDTWDQVYVWVGKDSQEEEKTETLTSAKRYIETDPANRDRRTPITVVKQGFEPPSFVGWFLGWDDNYWSVDPLDRAIAELAA from the exons ATGGAAAAACTGTTTTGTTGCTTT CCCGGCAGCATGGTGGTGGAACACCCCGAGTTCCTCAAGGCCGGAAAGGTGCCTGGTCTGCAGATCTGGCGTGTGGAGAAGTTCGACCTGGTACCTGTGCCCCCCAACCTTTACGGAAACTTCTACACAGGCGATGCCTATGTCATCCTGAAGACAGTGCAGCTGAGGAACGGGAACCTGCAGTATGACCTGCACTACTGGCTGG GCAATGAGTGTACCCAGGATGAGAGTGGAGCAGCCGCCATCTTCACCGTGCAGCTGGATGACTACCTGAATGGTCGGGCCGTGCAGCACCGCGAGGTCCAGGGCTTCGAGTCGGCCACCTTCCTCGGCTATTTCAAGTCTGGCCTCAAATACCAG AAAGGAGGCGTGGCATCAGGATTCAAGCACGTGGTACCCAATGAGGTGGTGGTGCAGAGACTCTTCCAGGTCAAAGGGCGGCGTGTGGTCCGTGCCACTGAAGTACCCGTGTCCTGGGAGAGCTTCAACAATGGCGACTGCTTCATCCTGGACCTGGGCAAT AACATCTACCAGTGGTGTGGCTCCAACAGCAACCGATTTGAGAGGCTGAAGGCTACACAGGTGTCCAAGGGCATCCGGGACAACGAGCGCAGTGGCCGAGCCCAAGTGCACGTGTCTGAGGAGGGCGGCGAGCCTGAGGCAATGCTCCAG GTGCTGGGTCCCAAGCCAGCTCTGCCCGAGGGTACCGATGACACAGCCAAGGAGGACGCGGCCAACCGCAAGCTGGCCAAGCTCTACAAG GTCTCCAATAGTGCGGGCTCCATGTCGGTGTCGCTTGTGGCTGACGAGAACCCCTTCGCCCAGGGGGCCTTGAGGTCAGATGACTGCTTTATCCTGGACCATGGCAAAGATGGGAAAATCTTTGTCTGGAAAG GCAGGCAGGCCAACACCGAGGAGAGGAAGGCTGCCCTCAAAACGGCCTCCGACTTCATCTCCAAGATGAACTACCCCAAGCAGACTCAG GTCTCCATCCTTCCCGAGGGTGGCGAGACCCCGCTGTTCAAACAGTTCTTCAAGAGCTGGCGGGACCCAGACCAGACGGACGGCCTGGGCTTGCCCTACCTCTCCAGCCACATCGCCAATGTGGAGAGGGTGCCCTTCGACGCTGCCACCCTGCACACCTCCACTGCCATGGCCGCCCAGCACGGCATGGATGATGATGGCACAGGCCAGAAACAG ATCTGGAGAATTGAAGGCTCCAACAAAGTGCCAGTGGACCCCGCCACCTACGGGCAGTTCTACGGTGGGGACAGCTACATCATCCTGTACAACTACCGTCACGGCAGTCGTCAGGGACAGATCATCTACAACTG GCAGGGCGCCCAGTCCACCCAGGATGAGGTTGCTGCGTCTGCCATCCTGACTGCCCAGCTGGATGAGGAATTGGGAGGTACCCCTGTCCAG AGCCGTGTGGTCCAAGGCAAGGAGCCTGCCCACCTCATGAGCCTGTTTGGCGGGAAGCCCATGATCATCTATAAGGGTGGTACCTCCCGTGACGGTGGGCAGACGGCCCCCGCCAGTACCCGCCTCTTCCAGGTCCGGGCCAGCAGCTCTGGAGCCACCCGAGCCGTTGAG ATACTCCCTAAGGCTGGTGCACTGAACTCCAACGATGCCTTTGTCTTGAAAACCCCCTCGGCCGCCTACCTGTGGGTCGGTGCAGGAGCCAGTGAGGCGGAGAAGACCGGTGCCCAGGAGCTGCTCAGGGTGCTGCGGGCCCAACCTGTGCAGGTGGCAGAAGGCAGCGAGCCAG ACAGCTTCTGGGAAGCCCTGGGCGGGAAGGCGGCCTACCGCACGTCCCCAAGGCTGAAGGACAAGAAAATGGATGCCCACCCTCCTCGTCTCTTTGCCTGCACCAACAAGATCGGACGTTTTGTG ATCGAAGAGGTCCCTGGCGAGCTCATGCAGGAAGACCTGGCCACTGATGATGTCATGCTCCTGGACACCTGGGACCAG GTCTATGTCTGGGTTGGGAAGGATTCTCaagaagaggagaagacagaaaccTTGACCTCTG CTAAGCGGTATATCGAGACGGACCCAGCTAATCGTGATAGGCGGACCCCCATCACCGTGGTGAAGCAAGGCTTTGAGCCTCCCTCCTTTGTGGGCTGGTTCCTCGGCTGGGATGACAACTACTG
- the GSN gene encoding gelsolin isoform X2, with amino-acid sequence MAEEEALGGNSDSWPGSMVVEHPEFLKAGKVPGLQIWRVEKFDLVPVPPNLYGNFYTGDAYVILKTVQLRNGNLQYDLHYWLGNECTQDESGAAAIFTVQLDDYLNGRAVQHREVQGFESATFLGYFKSGLKYQKGGVASGFKHVVPNEVVVQRLFQVKGRRVVRATEVPVSWESFNNGDCFILDLGNNIYQWCGSNSNRFERLKATQVSKGIRDNERSGRAQVHVSEEGGEPEAMLQVLGPKPALPEGTDDTAKEDAANRKLAKLYKVSNSAGSMSVSLVADENPFAQGALRSDDCFILDHGKDGKIFVWKGRQANTEERKAALKTASDFISKMNYPKQTQVSILPEGGETPLFKQFFKSWRDPDQTDGLGLPYLSSHIANVERVPFDAATLHTSTAMAAQHGMDDDGTGQKQIWRIEGSNKVPVDPATYGQFYGGDSYIILYNYRHGSRQGQIIYNWQGAQSTQDEVAASAILTAQLDEELGGTPVQSRVVQGKEPAHLMSLFGGKPMIIYKGGTSRDGGQTAPASTRLFQVRASSSGATRAVEILPKAGALNSNDAFVLKTPSAAYLWVGAGASEAEKTGAQELLRVLRAQPVQVAEGSEPDSFWEALGGKAAYRTSPRLKDKKMDAHPPRLFACTNKIGRFVIEEVPGELMQEDLATDDVMLLDTWDQVYVWVGKDSQEEEKTETLTSAKRYIETDPANRDRRTPITVVKQGFEPPSFVGWFLGWDDNYWSVDPLDRAIAELAA; translated from the exons CCCGGCAGCATGGTGGTGGAACACCCCGAGTTCCTCAAGGCCGGAAAGGTGCCTGGTCTGCAGATCTGGCGTGTGGAGAAGTTCGACCTGGTACCTGTGCCCCCCAACCTTTACGGAAACTTCTACACAGGCGATGCCTATGTCATCCTGAAGACAGTGCAGCTGAGGAACGGGAACCTGCAGTATGACCTGCACTACTGGCTGG GCAATGAGTGTACCCAGGATGAGAGTGGAGCAGCCGCCATCTTCACCGTGCAGCTGGATGACTACCTGAATGGTCGGGCCGTGCAGCACCGCGAGGTCCAGGGCTTCGAGTCGGCCACCTTCCTCGGCTATTTCAAGTCTGGCCTCAAATACCAG AAAGGAGGCGTGGCATCAGGATTCAAGCACGTGGTACCCAATGAGGTGGTGGTGCAGAGACTCTTCCAGGTCAAAGGGCGGCGTGTGGTCCGTGCCACTGAAGTACCCGTGTCCTGGGAGAGCTTCAACAATGGCGACTGCTTCATCCTGGACCTGGGCAAT AACATCTACCAGTGGTGTGGCTCCAACAGCAACCGATTTGAGAGGCTGAAGGCTACACAGGTGTCCAAGGGCATCCGGGACAACGAGCGCAGTGGCCGAGCCCAAGTGCACGTGTCTGAGGAGGGCGGCGAGCCTGAGGCAATGCTCCAG GTGCTGGGTCCCAAGCCAGCTCTGCCCGAGGGTACCGATGACACAGCCAAGGAGGACGCGGCCAACCGCAAGCTGGCCAAGCTCTACAAG GTCTCCAATAGTGCGGGCTCCATGTCGGTGTCGCTTGTGGCTGACGAGAACCCCTTCGCCCAGGGGGCCTTGAGGTCAGATGACTGCTTTATCCTGGACCATGGCAAAGATGGGAAAATCTTTGTCTGGAAAG GCAGGCAGGCCAACACCGAGGAGAGGAAGGCTGCCCTCAAAACGGCCTCCGACTTCATCTCCAAGATGAACTACCCCAAGCAGACTCAG GTCTCCATCCTTCCCGAGGGTGGCGAGACCCCGCTGTTCAAACAGTTCTTCAAGAGCTGGCGGGACCCAGACCAGACGGACGGCCTGGGCTTGCCCTACCTCTCCAGCCACATCGCCAATGTGGAGAGGGTGCCCTTCGACGCTGCCACCCTGCACACCTCCACTGCCATGGCCGCCCAGCACGGCATGGATGATGATGGCACAGGCCAGAAACAG ATCTGGAGAATTGAAGGCTCCAACAAAGTGCCAGTGGACCCCGCCACCTACGGGCAGTTCTACGGTGGGGACAGCTACATCATCCTGTACAACTACCGTCACGGCAGTCGTCAGGGACAGATCATCTACAACTG GCAGGGCGCCCAGTCCACCCAGGATGAGGTTGCTGCGTCTGCCATCCTGACTGCCCAGCTGGATGAGGAATTGGGAGGTACCCCTGTCCAG AGCCGTGTGGTCCAAGGCAAGGAGCCTGCCCACCTCATGAGCCTGTTTGGCGGGAAGCCCATGATCATCTATAAGGGTGGTACCTCCCGTGACGGTGGGCAGACGGCCCCCGCCAGTACCCGCCTCTTCCAGGTCCGGGCCAGCAGCTCTGGAGCCACCCGAGCCGTTGAG ATACTCCCTAAGGCTGGTGCACTGAACTCCAACGATGCCTTTGTCTTGAAAACCCCCTCGGCCGCCTACCTGTGGGTCGGTGCAGGAGCCAGTGAGGCGGAGAAGACCGGTGCCCAGGAGCTGCTCAGGGTGCTGCGGGCCCAACCTGTGCAGGTGGCAGAAGGCAGCGAGCCAG ACAGCTTCTGGGAAGCCCTGGGCGGGAAGGCGGCCTACCGCACGTCCCCAAGGCTGAAGGACAAGAAAATGGATGCCCACCCTCCTCGTCTCTTTGCCTGCACCAACAAGATCGGACGTTTTGTG ATCGAAGAGGTCCCTGGCGAGCTCATGCAGGAAGACCTGGCCACTGATGATGTCATGCTCCTGGACACCTGGGACCAG GTCTATGTCTGGGTTGGGAAGGATTCTCaagaagaggagaagacagaaaccTTGACCTCTG CTAAGCGGTATATCGAGACGGACCCAGCTAATCGTGATAGGCGGACCCCCATCACCGTGGTGAAGCAAGGCTTTGAGCCTCCCTCCTTTGTGGGCTGGTTCCTCGGCTGGGATGACAACTACTG
- the GSN gene encoding gelsolin isoform X4 produces the protein MVVEHPEFLKAGKVPGLQIWRVEKFDLVPVPPNLYGNFYTGDAYVILKTVQLRNGNLQYDLHYWLGNECTQDESGAAAIFTVQLDDYLNGRAVQHREVQGFESATFLGYFKSGLKYQKGGVASGFKHVVPNEVVVQRLFQVKGRRVVRATEVPVSWESFNNGDCFILDLGNNIYQWCGSNSNRFERLKATQVSKGIRDNERSGRAQVHVSEEGGEPEAMLQVLGPKPALPEGTDDTAKEDAANRKLAKLYKVSNSAGSMSVSLVADENPFAQGALRSDDCFILDHGKDGKIFVWKGRQANTEERKAALKTASDFISKMNYPKQTQVSILPEGGETPLFKQFFKSWRDPDQTDGLGLPYLSSHIANVERVPFDAATLHTSTAMAAQHGMDDDGTGQKQIWRIEGSNKVPVDPATYGQFYGGDSYIILYNYRHGSRQGQIIYNWQGAQSTQDEVAASAILTAQLDEELGGTPVQSRVVQGKEPAHLMSLFGGKPMIIYKGGTSRDGGQTAPASTRLFQVRASSSGATRAVEILPKAGALNSNDAFVLKTPSAAYLWVGAGASEAEKTGAQELLRVLRAQPVQVAEGSEPDSFWEALGGKAAYRTSPRLKDKKMDAHPPRLFACTNKIGRFVIEEVPGELMQEDLATDDVMLLDTWDQVYVWVGKDSQEEEKTETLTSAKRYIETDPANRDRRTPITVVKQGFEPPSFVGWFLGWDDNYWSVDPLDRAIAELAA, from the exons ATGGTGGTGGAACACCCCGAGTTCCTCAAGGCCGGAAAGGTGCCTGGTCTGCAGATCTGGCGTGTGGAGAAGTTCGACCTGGTACCTGTGCCCCCCAACCTTTACGGAAACTTCTACACAGGCGATGCCTATGTCATCCTGAAGACAGTGCAGCTGAGGAACGGGAACCTGCAGTATGACCTGCACTACTGGCTGG GCAATGAGTGTACCCAGGATGAGAGTGGAGCAGCCGCCATCTTCACCGTGCAGCTGGATGACTACCTGAATGGTCGGGCCGTGCAGCACCGCGAGGTCCAGGGCTTCGAGTCGGCCACCTTCCTCGGCTATTTCAAGTCTGGCCTCAAATACCAG AAAGGAGGCGTGGCATCAGGATTCAAGCACGTGGTACCCAATGAGGTGGTGGTGCAGAGACTCTTCCAGGTCAAAGGGCGGCGTGTGGTCCGTGCCACTGAAGTACCCGTGTCCTGGGAGAGCTTCAACAATGGCGACTGCTTCATCCTGGACCTGGGCAAT AACATCTACCAGTGGTGTGGCTCCAACAGCAACCGATTTGAGAGGCTGAAGGCTACACAGGTGTCCAAGGGCATCCGGGACAACGAGCGCAGTGGCCGAGCCCAAGTGCACGTGTCTGAGGAGGGCGGCGAGCCTGAGGCAATGCTCCAG GTGCTGGGTCCCAAGCCAGCTCTGCCCGAGGGTACCGATGACACAGCCAAGGAGGACGCGGCCAACCGCAAGCTGGCCAAGCTCTACAAG GTCTCCAATAGTGCGGGCTCCATGTCGGTGTCGCTTGTGGCTGACGAGAACCCCTTCGCCCAGGGGGCCTTGAGGTCAGATGACTGCTTTATCCTGGACCATGGCAAAGATGGGAAAATCTTTGTCTGGAAAG GCAGGCAGGCCAACACCGAGGAGAGGAAGGCTGCCCTCAAAACGGCCTCCGACTTCATCTCCAAGATGAACTACCCCAAGCAGACTCAG GTCTCCATCCTTCCCGAGGGTGGCGAGACCCCGCTGTTCAAACAGTTCTTCAAGAGCTGGCGGGACCCAGACCAGACGGACGGCCTGGGCTTGCCCTACCTCTCCAGCCACATCGCCAATGTGGAGAGGGTGCCCTTCGACGCTGCCACCCTGCACACCTCCACTGCCATGGCCGCCCAGCACGGCATGGATGATGATGGCACAGGCCAGAAACAG ATCTGGAGAATTGAAGGCTCCAACAAAGTGCCAGTGGACCCCGCCACCTACGGGCAGTTCTACGGTGGGGACAGCTACATCATCCTGTACAACTACCGTCACGGCAGTCGTCAGGGACAGATCATCTACAACTG GCAGGGCGCCCAGTCCACCCAGGATGAGGTTGCTGCGTCTGCCATCCTGACTGCCCAGCTGGATGAGGAATTGGGAGGTACCCCTGTCCAG AGCCGTGTGGTCCAAGGCAAGGAGCCTGCCCACCTCATGAGCCTGTTTGGCGGGAAGCCCATGATCATCTATAAGGGTGGTACCTCCCGTGACGGTGGGCAGACGGCCCCCGCCAGTACCCGCCTCTTCCAGGTCCGGGCCAGCAGCTCTGGAGCCACCCGAGCCGTTGAG ATACTCCCTAAGGCTGGTGCACTGAACTCCAACGATGCCTTTGTCTTGAAAACCCCCTCGGCCGCCTACCTGTGGGTCGGTGCAGGAGCCAGTGAGGCGGAGAAGACCGGTGCCCAGGAGCTGCTCAGGGTGCTGCGGGCCCAACCTGTGCAGGTGGCAGAAGGCAGCGAGCCAG ACAGCTTCTGGGAAGCCCTGGGCGGGAAGGCGGCCTACCGCACGTCCCCAAGGCTGAAGGACAAGAAAATGGATGCCCACCCTCCTCGTCTCTTTGCCTGCACCAACAAGATCGGACGTTTTGTG ATCGAAGAGGTCCCTGGCGAGCTCATGCAGGAAGACCTGGCCACTGATGATGTCATGCTCCTGGACACCTGGGACCAG GTCTATGTCTGGGTTGGGAAGGATTCTCaagaagaggagaagacagaaaccTTGACCTCTG CTAAGCGGTATATCGAGACGGACCCAGCTAATCGTGATAGGCGGACCCCCATCACCGTGGTGAAGCAAGGCTTTGAGCCTCCCTCCTTTGTGGGCTGGTTCCTCGGCTGGGATGACAACTACTG